Proteins encoded within one genomic window of Candidatus Margulisiibacteriota bacterium:
- a CDS encoding SDR family oxidoreductase has translation MKVFITGGTGFIGSAVIKELVSNGHEVIGLARSEQSRKKLTELSAATIDGSIECPDILRHGARCADAVIHCAFVHNFAEFADACNTDKQAIEALGEALIDTNKPLVVTSGVPNGAPGHVVAEDDVSDTFTPRVSEAVALPFTKRGVDVRIVRPARFVYSGSLTNGFIAALIDIAAQKGESVYVGGGGNHIHAVHVLDLAKLYLLALEKGKSGAKYQGVGDNAIAFRVIAEAIGRRLNVPVKPITPEQAVAYFGFFGAIAGADNPASSEITRAALGWKPAEPSLLAELASGLD, from the coding sequence ATGAAAGTATTTATCACAGGAGGCACAGGATTTATTGGTTCTGCCGTAATCAAAGAACTGGTCTCGAATGGTCACGAGGTTATTGGCCTTGCGCGTTCTGAACAGTCCAGGAAAAAACTTACGGAACTGAGCGCGGCCACCATTGATGGTTCGATTGAATGCCCCGATATTTTGAGGCACGGCGCGCGGTGCGCCGATGCTGTAATTCATTGCGCTTTTGTCCACAACTTCGCCGAATTTGCCGACGCTTGCAATACCGATAAACAGGCTATTGAAGCGCTCGGGGAAGCGCTTATCGATACAAACAAGCCGCTTGTCGTGACTTCCGGTGTTCCAAATGGCGCGCCGGGTCATGTTGTTGCGGAGGATGATGTTTCAGATACGTTTACTCCGCGGGTGTCGGAAGCTGTGGCGTTGCCTTTCACGAAGCGTGGAGTGGATGTTCGGATTGTGCGCCCAGCACGATTTGTTTATAGCGGATCATTGACAAACGGCTTTATTGCCGCTCTTATCGATATTGCTGCGCAAAAAGGCGAGTCTGTTTATGTGGGCGGCGGCGGCAATCATATCCATGCTGTCCACGTGCTTGACTTGGCGAAGCTGTATCTCCTTGCGCTTGAAAAAGGCAAAAGCGGCGCGAAGTATCAAGGCGTCGGGGACAACGCTATTGCGTTCCGCGTTATTGCGGAAGCGATAGGCCGGCGGTTGAATGTGCCTGTTAAGCCTATAACACCGGAACAAGCGGTAGCGTATTTCGGTTTTTTCGGCGCAATCGCCGGTGCGGATAATCCCGCTTCAAGTGAGATAACACGAGCCGCACTTGGCTGGAAGCCAGCAGAACCTTCGCTATTGGCTGAATTAGCCAGCGGTTTAGATTGA
- a CDS encoding helix-turn-helix domain-containing protein encodes MKLNIGKNIKSFRKIAGLTQEKLADKAGLTLRYFQHIESGVGIPAIPTLIKIAQALNKNIKDFF; translated from the coding sequence ATGAAATTAAATATTGGTAAAAACATCAAATCTTTTCGTAAAATTGCCGGTTTGACCCAAGAAAAGCTGGCCGATAAAGCGGGGTTAACCTTGCGTTATTTTCAGCATATCGAAAGCGGCGTGGGAATACCCGCTATACCCACGTTAATAAAAATCGCCCAAGCTCTGAACAAAAACATCAAAGATTTTTTCTAG